The following proteins come from a genomic window of Paenibacillus sp. CAA11:
- a CDS encoding ABC transporter permease: protein MHRKRRKTRGRMVLGTQLLILLVGILAWELAGRFKWIDVLIFSYPSKVFAQIMRDITSGELWPHLGMTVFETAAGFLLGTVAGTGLAVLIWWSPFLAKVLDPYLVVFNSMPKVALGPIFIVLFGGGFTAIVMTTLSITVITTTLVVYTSFQEVDQNYTKVVRTFGGSKRDIFSKVMLPASFPAIVSTLKVNVGLAWVGVIVGEFLVAKIGLGYLIIYGFQVFNFTLVFASLVIIAIVATAMYQMVVYIERLILRKR, encoded by the coding sequence ATGCACCGGAAACGGCGGAAAACCAGAGGCCGCATGGTGCTGGGTACACAGCTGTTAATCCTCCTCGTCGGTATTCTGGCCTGGGAGCTTGCAGGTCGGTTCAAATGGATCGATGTGCTGATCTTCAGCTATCCGTCCAAAGTGTTTGCTCAAATCATGAGAGACATTACAAGCGGCGAGCTTTGGCCCCATTTGGGAATGACTGTGTTCGAGACGGCTGCAGGGTTCCTGCTGGGTACGGTGGCTGGAACAGGGCTTGCCGTACTTATTTGGTGGTCGCCTTTTTTGGCCAAGGTATTGGACCCTTATCTGGTAGTCTTCAACAGTATGCCTAAAGTGGCTCTGGGGCCAATTTTTATTGTGTTATTTGGAGGCGGATTTACCGCTATTGTCATGACAACCCTGTCTATCACGGTGATTACGACCACGCTCGTCGTATATACAAGCTTCCAAGAGGTAGATCAGAATTATACGAAGGTGGTGCGCACATTTGGGGGCAGCAAGCGCGATATTTTCAGCAAGGTCATGCTCCCGGCTTCCTTTCCGGCTATCGTATCGACACTGAAAGTCAATGTTGGTTTAGCTTGGGTGGGTGTGATTGTCGGGGAGTTTCTTGTGGCGAAGATTGGACTGGGCTACCTGATTATTTACGGCTTTCAAGTCTTTAACTTCACGCTGGTTTTTGCCAGCCTTGTCATC
- a CDS encoding ABC transporter ATP-binding protein has protein sequence MPVLELKNVDHVYVTDREAVLAIEGMNLSVMPGEFISLVGPSGCGKTTLLSIMAGLIQPSRGEVLLEGKPVMGPASAAGYMLQQDYLFPWRTILENAMLGLELTGQSGREAKDKVRSMLEGMGLGGTEQQYPHQLSGGMRQRVALVRTLAAEPELLLLDEPFSALDYQTKLQLEDLVVETFRTQRKTAVLVTHDLSEAIAVSDRVIVLGAKPGRIRSTFTIPAAIREAVPFYAREQEGFNEIFQQIWRELEASERSDG, from the coding sequence TTGCCTGTCCTGGAACTTAAAAATGTGGATCATGTTTATGTGACGGATCGCGAAGCGGTCCTGGCTATAGAGGGAATGAATCTATCTGTGATGCCGGGGGAATTCATCAGCCTGGTAGGTCCAAGCGGGTGCGGAAAAACAACTCTGCTCTCGATTATGGCCGGCCTTATTCAGCCGTCGAGAGGGGAAGTGCTGCTCGAAGGCAAACCCGTCATGGGTCCAGCCAGCGCAGCCGGTTATATGCTGCAGCAGGACTACCTTTTTCCATGGCGGACGATCCTAGAGAACGCCATGCTCGGACTTGAGCTTACGGGTCAAAGTGGCCGGGAGGCGAAAGACAAAGTGCGCTCTATGCTCGAAGGCATGGGGCTTGGTGGGACAGAGCAGCAGTATCCGCATCAGCTGTCCGGGGGGATGCGGCAGAGAGTGGCTCTCGTTAGAACGCTGGCCGCTGAGCCGGAGCTGCTGCTGCTGGATGAGCCGTTCTCTGCCCTCGATTATCAGACCAAGCTGCAGCTTGAGGATCTGGTTGTAGAAACCTTTAGAACACAGCGAAAGACCGCCGTGCTGGTGACTCATGACCTCAGTGAGGCAATTGCCGTAAGTGACCGCGTCATTGTGCTGGGTGCTAAGCCCGGCCGAATTCGCAGCACATTCACGATCCCTGCCGCAATCCGGGAAGCCGTTCCTTTTTATGCCAGGGAGCAGGAAGGGTTCAATGAGATCTTTCAGCAAATCTGGAGAGAGCTCGAAGCTTCAGAGAGGAGTGATGGCTGA
- a CDS encoding ABC transporter substrate-binding protein — protein sequence MRKTRLCTLLVFMLVASLLSACGSKDHKLQVGEVTRSVFYAPQYVAIEKGFFKEEGLEVELQTTFGGDKTMTALLSGNIQVALVGAETSIYVYQQGAEDKVINFAGLTQTDGTFLVARNKGTSFDWSELKGKVFLGQRKGGMPQMSGEYTLSQHGIDPHKDLELIQNIDFANITAAFASGTGEYVQLFEPQASIIEKEGKGHVVASFGAEGGKLPYTAYMAKESYLKGNEEKIQKFTNALYKAQKWVQEHSPEETAEVIAPFFKDTDPAILASSVKRYKEQGTYADSPAISADSWNHLLEIMDHAGELKEKVGPEVLVNSKFSDEAVKQ from the coding sequence ATGAGAAAAACTAGGCTCTGCACACTGCTTGTGTTCATGCTGGTGGCTTCTTTGCTGAGTGCTTGCGGCAGCAAGGATCATAAGCTGCAAGTGGGAGAGGTTACCCGCTCCGTATTTTATGCACCGCAATATGTTGCGATCGAGAAGGGGTTCTTTAAGGAAGAAGGACTCGAGGTTGAGCTTCAGACCACGTTCGGAGGCGACAAGACCATGACGGCGCTTCTCTCGGGCAATATTCAAGTGGCGCTGGTTGGCGCAGAGACATCTATTTACGTATATCAGCAAGGGGCAGAAGATAAGGTGATTAATTTTGCGGGGCTGACACAGACGGATGGGACCTTCTTGGTTGCGCGGAATAAGGGAACTTCCTTTGATTGGTCTGAGCTGAAAGGAAAGGTTTTCCTTGGCCAGCGGAAAGGCGGCATGCCGCAGATGTCTGGGGAATACACGCTCAGCCAGCATGGCATTGATCCGCATAAAGATCTTGAACTGATTCAAAATATTGATTTTGCCAATATTACCGCAGCCTTTGCTTCGGGCACAGGTGAATATGTACAGCTGTTCGAGCCCCAAGCATCCATCATCGAGAAGGAAGGGAAGGGACATGTGGTAGCTTCCTTCGGCGCGGAAGGAGGAAAGCTCCCTTATACGGCTTATATGGCGAAGGAAAGCTATTTGAAGGGGAATGAAGAGAAAATTCAGAAATTTACGAATGCGTTGTATAAGGCACAGAAATGGGTACAAGAGCATTCGCCTGAGGAGACCGCAGAGGTAATCGCCCCCTTCTTCAAGGACACAGATCCCGCTATCTTGGCAAGCTCTGTCAAACGCTATAAAGAACAAGGAACTTATGCGGACAGTCCTGCCATTTCTGCCGATTCCTGGAATCACCTGCTGGAGATTATGGACCATGCCGGGGAGCTCAAAGAGAAGGTAGGTCCAGAGGTTCTGGTCAACTCTAAATTTTCAGATGAGGCTGTAAAGCAGTAA
- a CDS encoding carboxypeptidase M32 has product MEKHIQDKLTEFRALNTKIGSYYEAVSLMAWDLRTGAPRKGAELRAQTIGMLSTEAFKLQTSKEMGELLSALAQPEVLDQLEDIDRRSVLAVHEEYERSIKIPADKFQEYSVLTAHAETLWEDAKESGDFEGFEPYLTQIVQKTQEFIDLWGPKDTRYDTLLHMYEPDLTSAKLDEVFGRLKARLVPLVEAILASPNKPDTAFMNQIFPEDQQDKFSRYLLEEMGYDFEAGRIDESVHPFMTGINPKDIRITTHYLQDDVASAVFSSLHEGGHALYEQNMDEALIGTPLAQGTSMGIHESQSRFWENMIGRSRFFWERYYGELQQHFPQQLADVSLDQFHRAVNKVENSLIRIESDELTYNLHIIIRYEIEKELFNNGLSVKDLPKVWNEKYQQYLGITPPNHGLGVLQDVHWSGGSFGYFPSYSLGNMYAAQFANTIRKEIPNFDELVSKGEFAPIREWLTAKIYRYGKSRKPAELVRDITGEDLNPDYLADYLEQKYSEIYGLNEK; this is encoded by the coding sequence ATGGAAAAACATATCCAGGATAAGTTGACAGAATTTCGTGCGCTCAACACCAAGATTGGAAGCTACTACGAAGCCGTATCGCTTATGGCTTGGGATCTGCGAACAGGCGCGCCGCGCAAAGGTGCTGAGCTTCGTGCCCAAACTATTGGTATGCTGTCTACGGAGGCTTTTAAACTGCAAACATCCAAAGAGATGGGGGAGCTGCTATCGGCTCTAGCACAGCCAGAAGTGCTGGATCAGTTGGAAGACATTGACCGCCGGTCGGTTCTTGCTGTCCACGAGGAATACGAGCGCAGCATCAAAATTCCTGCGGACAAATTCCAAGAATACTCCGTACTAACTGCACATGCGGAAACCTTATGGGAGGATGCCAAGGAGAGCGGCGACTTCGAAGGATTTGAGCCTTACCTGACTCAAATTGTACAGAAGACCCAGGAATTTATCGACTTATGGGGACCTAAGGATACTCGCTACGATACGCTATTACATATGTATGAGCCGGACCTCACGTCCGCCAAGCTGGACGAAGTATTCGGCAGACTTAAAGCGCGTCTGGTGCCACTTGTGGAAGCTATTCTGGCTTCACCAAACAAACCGGATACGGCATTTATGAACCAGATTTTCCCTGAAGATCAGCAGGATAAGTTCAGCAGATATCTTCTGGAGGAGATGGGCTATGACTTTGAGGCAGGACGGATCGATGAGAGCGTTCATCCGTTTATGACGGGCATCAATCCGAAAGACATCCGGATTACGACGCATTACCTGCAGGATGATGTAGCTAGCGCGGTATTCAGCTCTTTGCATGAAGGCGGACATGCCCTCTATGAGCAAAATATGGACGAAGCTTTGATCGGCACGCCGCTTGCTCAAGGTACTTCAATGGGGATTCATGAGTCCCAGTCCCGATTCTGGGAAAATATGATCGGCCGCAGCCGCTTCTTCTGGGAGCGCTACTACGGCGAATTGCAGCAGCACTTCCCGCAGCAGCTTGCTGACGTCTCGCTAGATCAGTTCCACCGCGCAGTAAATAAGGTGGAGAATTCCCTGATTCGCATAGAGTCGGATGAGCTGACTTACAATCTGCACATTATTATCCGTTATGAGATTGAGAAGGAGCTTTTCAACAATGGGCTTTCTGTAAAGGATCTGCCAAAAGTATGGAATGAGAAGTATCAGCAATATCTGGGGATCACCCCGCCAAATCATGGTCTGGGTGTATTGCAGGACGTTCACTGGTCTGGCGGAAGCTTCGGATATTTCCCATCTTATTCGCTTGGCAATATGTATGCCGCCCAGTTTGCGAATACCATCCGTAAGGAGATCCCGAACTTTGACGAGCTTGTGTCCAAAGGAGAGTTCGCTCCGATTCGCGAGTGGCTAACGGCAAAAATTTATCGCTACGGCAAGAGCCGCAAGCCGGCTGAGCTCGTTCGTGATATTACGGGAGAAGATCTAAATCCGGATTATCTCGCGGATTACCTGGAGCAGAAATACAGTGAAATTTACGGTTTGAACGAAAAATAA
- a CDS encoding iron-sulfur cluster biosynthesis family protein has product MQITLDQAAKEMISRQLGDQEGQLRLVYDTEGCGCYGITVLHIVNKPQPHDEKLLNDDFPFWVDPQHAVFYEDQLTLKGEPVTRSFKLSGQSQSYNLNMRLEDQR; this is encoded by the coding sequence ATGCAGATAACTTTAGATCAGGCAGCCAAAGAAATGATATCCCGGCAGCTTGGAGATCAGGAAGGACAACTGCGCTTGGTTTATGATACGGAAGGCTGCGGATGCTACGGCATTACCGTACTTCACATTGTAAACAAGCCACAGCCTCATGACGAGAAGCTTCTGAACGATGATTTCCCTTTCTGGGTTGATCCGCAGCATGCAGTCTTCTATGAAGATCAGCTCACCCTCAAAGGGGAGCCGGTTACTCGATCCTTCAAACTTTCAGGCCAATCGCAAAGCTACAATCTCAACATGCGACTTGAAGATCAGCGCTGA
- a CDS encoding beta-class carbonic anhydrase gives MSRISEILDYNRKFVEDKEYEAYITDKFPFKKLAIVTCMDTRLVELLPKAMNLRNGDAKLIKIAGAIINHPFGSAMRSVLVAIYELGAEEVIVVGHLGCGMTGLNANQVISSMKKRGISDDVFNTLENSGIKLENWLHGFDNEKDGVIHTVDIIKKHPLLPPGLPVHGMLIDPTTGKLELVVNGQEHI, from the coding sequence TTGAGCAGAATTTCCGAAATATTAGATTACAACCGCAAGTTCGTAGAAGACAAAGAATATGAAGCTTACATTACAGACAAATTTCCATTCAAAAAGCTTGCCATCGTAACTTGCATGGACACCAGACTCGTTGAGCTGCTTCCTAAAGCTATGAACCTTCGCAATGGCGATGCCAAGCTGATAAAAATTGCCGGGGCGATCATCAATCACCCCTTCGGGAGTGCAATGCGAAGCGTGCTCGTGGCCATTTACGAACTGGGTGCCGAGGAAGTCATTGTCGTAGGCCATCTTGGCTGCGGCATGACCGGTCTGAATGCGAACCAGGTCATTTCGTCCATGAAGAAACGCGGAATCTCTGACGACGTTTTCAACACGCTTGAGAATTCGGGCATCAAGCTGGAGAACTGGCTGCATGGGTTTGACAACGAGAAGGACGGGGTAATCCATACTGTGGATATTATCAAGAAACATCCACTGCTTCCCCCAGGTCTGCCGGTTCACGGCATGCTCATCGACCCAACCACCGGCAAACTTGAGCTTGTCGTAAATGGGCAAGAACACATTTAG
- the mscL gene encoding large conductance mechanosensitive channel protein MscL yields the protein MWKEFKAFAFKGNALDLAIGVVIGAAFGKIVTSIVNDLITPIMGIIIGGLDFKKLQLTVGDSSITYGNFIQSVIDFLLIAFSIFLFIKLLGKLRRKEEEKPAEAPSLTKEELLLTEIRDLLKEQQRRGQ from the coding sequence ATGTGGAAAGAGTTTAAAGCCTTTGCCTTTAAGGGGAATGCGCTGGATTTAGCCATTGGGGTTGTGATCGGAGCTGCGTTCGGAAAAATTGTAACCTCGATCGTAAATGATCTGATTACACCAATCATGGGAATCATCATTGGTGGGCTTGACTTTAAAAAGTTGCAATTAACCGTAGGAGATAGTTCCATTACCTATGGCAACTTTATTCAAAGTGTGATCGATTTTCTGTTGATTGCCTTCTCCATCTTCCTGTTTATCAAGTTGCTGGGCAAGCTGAGAAGGAAGGAAGAGGAAAAGCCGGCGGAAGCTCCCTCGCTGACGAAGGAGGAACTGCTGTTGACCGAAATTCGTGACCTGCTTAAGGAGCAGCAACGACGCGGACAATAA